Proteins encoded together in one Bactrocera neohumeralis isolate Rockhampton chromosome 4, APGP_CSIRO_Bneo_wtdbg2-racon-allhic-juicebox.fasta_v2, whole genome shotgun sequence window:
- the LOC126754585 gene encoding UDP-glycosyltransferase UGT5-like, whose translation MMHRVLISELLKHGHEITMITALTLEPEKLVGNYTEILIEPVYDFWSEIHSTFGGKTIYDMRNELDIFLKMSMVLGLSTTEHALKQPKIQAIINAKETQGVYDLLLVEQFYQDAFLALAHVYNIPVISAATFAQQTYMSEMFGIITPWSYVPHGYLPLTEHMSFFERVYNTYTALRTDLDREYRYFPKMDGLVQKYFGHLSIKFPSISEMNRNLSAILINNYTPLSIAGPTMDNMINVGGMHIYPPKALPTDIQQFLNGAEHGVIYFSLGSQVQSKDMPREKLRLFLKVFGQLNQRVLWKFENDSLPNLPPNVMVKKWLPQNDVLAHPNLRVFISHGGLFGSQEAVYHAVPVLGMPFYCDQHLNLKKAETNGYAIMLDFHTLTSEQLKYSLHQLLHNSTYRDNIKRFSNIFHDRPMGPRENAIYWIDYVIRHKGARHLRSAGLDLKWYQFYLLDMIVLVVAAVAVGIGVLVLLVRWVLGQISGEQIKQKVN comes from the exons ATGATGCATCGTGTGCTGATAAGCGAGCTGTTGAAGCACGGACATGAA ATCACTATGATAACGGCACTTACGCTAGAACCAGAAAAATTGGTCGGCAATTACACGGAAATACTCATAGAGCCGGTTTATGACTTTTGGTCGGAAA TACACAGCACATTCGGCGGCAAAACTATCTATGACATGCGCAATGAATTGGATATATTCCTGAAAATGTCTATGGTTCTGGGCCTCTCAACGACGGAGCATGCACTGAAACAGCCGAAAATACAAGCTATCATTAACGCAAAGGAAACACAGGGTGTCTATGATCTCTTGCTGGTCGAACAATTCTATCAGGATGCATTCTTAGCCTTGGCACATGTCTACAATATACCCGTTATAAGCGCGGCCACATTTGCACAACAAACATATATGAGTGAAATGTTTGGCATTATAACACCGTGGTCATACGTACCCCATGGCTATCTACCCTTAACGGAACATATGAGCTTTTTCGAACGCGTATATAACACGTACACCGCATTGCGCACGGACTTGGACCGCGAGTATAGGTATTTTCCGAAAATGGATGGGCTGGTGCAGAAATATTTCGGACACTTGTCAA TAAAATTCCCCAGCATCTCGGAAATGAATAGAAACCTTTCAGCCATACTTATCAACAATTATACGCCATTGTCGATAGCTGGACCTACGATGGACAACATGATCAATGTCGGTGGCATGCATATTTACCCGCCAAAAGCATTGCCCACCGATATACAGCAGTTTTTGAACGGGGCCGAACATGGCGTTATTTACTTCAGTTTGGGCAGTCAAGTCCAGAGCAAAGATATGCCCAGGGAAAAGTTACGCTTGTTTCTCAAAGTTTTCGGTCAGCTGAATCAACGTGTGCTGTGGAAATTTGAAAACGATAGTCTTCCAAATTTACCTCCGAATGTTATGGTGAAGAAATGGCTGCCACAAAATGATGTCTTGGCACATCCTAATCTGCGTGTTTTCATTTCGCACGGCGGTCTCTTTGGCTCACAGGAAGCAGTGTACCATGCCGTGCCCGTACTTGGTATGCCATTCTACTGCGATCAG CatcttaatttgaaaaaagctgAAACCAATGGTTATGCCATAATGCTGGACTTCCACACACTCACCAGTGAGCAGCTAAAATATAGCCTTCATCAACTGCTGCATAACAGTACATATCGCGACAATATCAAACGCTTCTCGAACATTTTCCACGATCGTCCCATGGGTCCACGTGAGAATGCGATCTACTGGATCGATTATGTAATACGTCATAAGGGCGCGCGCCATTTGCGCTCTGCCGGCTTGGACTTGAAGTGGTACCAATTCTATTTGTTGGACATGATCGTTCTGGTCGTAGCCGCCGTCGCTGTTGGCATTGGCGTTCTTGTTCTGTTGGTACGCTGGGTCTTGGGGCAAATCAGCGGTGAACAGATCAAGCAGAAAGTGAATTAG